The Dioscorea cayenensis subsp. rotundata cultivar TDr96_F1 chromosome 16, TDr96_F1_v2_PseudoChromosome.rev07_lg8_w22 25.fasta, whole genome shotgun sequence sequence ACACCCCTGATACGAGcgctttcataaaaaaaaattatttacatgcCATTTTATACTCTTATGATTTAGTTGATTataatttagaatttattttcatataattataatggCAACTAAGTGGCTTGAGGCATTATCTCAAATAGCTAACTTTAATGTGTTGAagcatattatttatattatgtttagTTTGAGTTGCATAGGGACGcaaaatttagtaattttgcttcaatatatatcaaatgaacaAACGAGacaatgtttgttttcttggatgtttattaattagtattacAAATTTTGGtgattgtaattattttaattttgtactaAAAGTGCTGGTTAATATCCAACAACATCAATATTTATTCTCTCATATCTTATAGTACCAAGATTGGGGCTTTAGGCAATATTTCAAGAGGCTAATTACATTGTATCGAATCATCTCATTTATGCCATGTTCAGTTTGAATTACTTAATGATGCATGAAtcatcttattttaaatttgtagcACAATGAATGTGTGATTTAGTAATTGtgcttaaattaaaataaaaacatggtGTTTGTTTCTTTGGATGTTTATTTACTAGTTTAAAAGTTATGCTAATTTCAATCACCTATATCTTCTGcagaaattattaatttttatttactagtTTAAAAGTTATGCTAATTTCAATCACCTATATCTTCTGcagaaattattaattaatatttggcAATCTAATAATATTAACCATGCTggctaattatattttatagaattGTCTTATTAATTTCAATCACGTAGTGATGCATTATTTAGTACCTGTGCTTCTGCATTAAATTAACAGAACAACATAATGGCTATTTTTTTGGAAGTTTATTTACTAGTTTTACACTATTGATGATTTCAATTGCCATTGTTTATCACTAAAGTTGTTTGTTTGAAATTCAGCTATGTTTGGTAGTCATTCTTGCTTATTTAATACTGACAACCATGTGTTTTGAGTCACTATCCCATATGGTTGATTGCAACAAGTggaatcattttatttatactataaaatttttagtgCTTTAATCAACATTGTTTAGTATAAAATTGTTGCTTGAAACCCAGCAATGTTGGTATTCATTATCTGTTGCGTTGCCTAGTGCCTACTACAATGAATACCAACATTGATGGATTTGTGATATTTGTACATTTGCATATATACTTTTTCTGTTAGTTCtcattttctctttgttattttcctttaCAAATGTCATGAAACAACATGCATGTAATTAATAATGAGAACCACTACACGGTACAGTAGTTTTGCACTTTCACATTCACAATGAGCGGCAGCACTGTTTGAAACCCTGACTTCaatattctttgtttatttactgTTCACTGAGTCAGGTACTGTGCACTTGGTGTAAACTAGGTCCTAGTGTGGATTTCCTGTGGTGGGAGGAGCTGTATTTTTCACCATTCCAGATTGCATGGCAAAGAGATTTTATCGTGGTGTTATAGTCcctgaaatattattttgagcGCATGTGGCCGGATTCTATTGCCCTTGTGTCAGCTCGCCCTATACAACAAATCCCAAAGAGGTAATTAATTCACCGTAGCTATTTGTTCTTTTGACAAACTTAAATGGGTAACGCTTGTCtcttatttgtcaaaataaaataaaataaaaaagagtatCTAATATCTGTATGGTCAGATTTCAATTGTTAATGTTCCTTCTCATTTTCCATTTAGTTTTCTGTTGCCATATCATGGAAAAAAATGTGTCTAAGAACTGTATATGTGTGATATCTATACATTatgatatcaatgtttctgtcgGACCTGATATTCTATAGTTTTCATATACAATTTCATGGACCAATGTTCTAATAACATAATGTGCAATATTTGATACATTCttatatcaatgtttctgttggTTCTCATTTTCTGTATGCTTTTTTCTCCGCTGTATTATGAAACAAAATGTGTAATACTGTATGAACAATATCTGCACATTCAGATATCAATGTTTTTTATTAGTTCTCATTTCCTTCTGGTTTTTGCTTATAATAACTGTATGTGCAATATGGTATATGTTCAAATATCAATGTTTCAGTGAGTACtaatttttatatggtttttCTTTGCTGTATCATGAAATAAAATCTCCAATAACTGTGAATGTTTCTGTTCTTTCTCATTTGCCATATCATGAAACAACACACCATAATGTTGAtcatcttattttaattataagcTGTTTAATTTTGAtcacatatataattatgtataatttAGTTATTGTATATGCTTCTGCATTAAATTACCAAAACAGCATGATGgctccctttttatttttttgaagtttatttattatttcaaaattttttggtTCTTTAACCACCATTGTTTAGCCTGATATTGTCGGTTGAAATCCAACAATGTTATTTGTACATTCACATATCTATTTTTCTATTGgttctcattttctttattgttttccttAACATATATCATGAAACAAAATTTGTCTAGCTAGGAACTCCACGTCCATCTTTGTATGTCTGTTCTGTTGGTTCTCATTGTCTTTGTTGTTTTCCTTAACAAATGGCATGAAAAGAAATGTATCTATTAACTGTATGTGCACTATTTGTATATTCAGATTTCAATTTTTTCTGTTGCTTTGAAATAATATCATGAAACACATCTGTATATTCATATATCAATATTTTCTGTTGGTTTGCATTTCTTCATTGTTTCCTTTACAAATATCATGAACCAAAATGTGTTTAATTCATTGTTTCCTTTACAAATATCATGAACCAAAATGTGTTTAATTACTGTATGTGTTCCTTCTGTTTTTTAGTTCCCATATcatgaaacaaattaaatgtGTCTAATAACCAACTGTGTATTTGCAATATCTATACATTCAGATAATCAATGTTTCTGTCAGTTCTCATTTACAGTATCATGGAACAATATTTCTAATAACATTCTATGCAACATCTATACATTCtcatatcaatgtttctgttgaTTCTCATGTtctgcatgtttttttttttctctttgctgTATCATGAAACAAAATCTATAATAACTTCAATATCTGCACATATTCAGATATTAATGTTTTCCATTTCTTCTCATTTCCTTCTGGTTTATCTTTTTGCcataaaatgaaacaaaaatttagGCAATAACTGCATGTTCAATATTTATGCATtcaaatatcaatgtttctgttatAGTTCTAATTTTCTACATGTTTTTTCTTTGCCATATCATGAAACAGAATGTCTAATAACAACTGCAAGTGCAATATCCATACATTAAGAGATATCAATGGTTTTTCTGTTGGTTTTCatttcatgaaaacaaaatttctgATAACTGTAACCATGTATGATTCAGGAACACATTCAATCAAACAGAGgtaaagaaaaagtaagagGAAGAGAACACACATACCAATTGTTCATACATTCAAAGCCCAAGCTAATGGATGATGATTTCCTCTGTtgaatcaaagaagaagaaagttaaAAAGCTAGCAAAATTTTCTTGTTGATGCTTTTGCAAGAGAatgaacatgaaataaaaatgaGGGAGATTTTGAATATGTGAACATTGAGCAATGTAGTGTTGTACTTTAAAAGGATAGCATTTGGGAACAAAGTGGGGCCTTTTATGTACCACATAGAAGGTTTTAAATGCTTTTGTTATGATGCCAATCTACTCagtactttatttatttattttttttaaaaaaagtgggacatttgtttgcatttttacATTTATGCCCTGGCTGAAATTGTGACTGGATTtatacccaaaaataaaaaataaaaaataattaaatgtataataaaaaaaagattgacCGCCTTTACAATAGATGTATGCTAAGTCCTTTCCCTCCTGGATAAGAGCTCGAGGATCAACTCCCGTCTTTTCCTCCCAAGTGAGAGAGGTCGAGGATTGGCTCTCTATTACAACGGCCGAGGAAAAAATCGGGGATAAATTCTATGGGGTGAGTAGTTTGtctatcttataaaaaaatgttaatattttgaaataataattttatataataatagtgatagatagacaaaaaaataaagaaaataaagaaagaaatgggAATGCCTTTCTTTgcttattcttatttatttatttatttattaaataaatatgtacaaGCCACAAGTGGAGGGTAGAAGTTATAGAGGATTgttgaaatttatattatttatattgaacAAGTGATcacttttgttcattttaagagtttgttttttaatggaatgcatatatgaaaacacaaacaaTGTTGATTAGTGCTTCAAAGATTAGTGCTTCATAAGCAACTAATTGAAAAGAATTCAAACATtgctagttttttattttattttattttaattatcacGTTGAACCCGGCCACAAAATTATTGACAAAATACCAACTTTCCATTATGGATAAAATTCATTGCACCATGGAAATTTCTCTAGGTTGACCTTCTCATGTGATGGGTAGGAGTTGACTTTTGCAACCtccaattttcaaacaaaatctctaaaaaaaagtCTACTCCCAATGgcttaactttcaattttcaCATGCTCAAATTCAAAcactttgtttttattcttaatgtttatttaatattgaGTTGACACAACATTGTAAGGAAAACCGAAAACATGAATAttaaatagcaaatatttaattttatttatatgaatatatttctttaaaaaaaaacatgcactACAATGTTATACGTTCATATTATGCTCATTCTATAATTCTAAACTATAAACCTaacttatataaaatattatcaaaatctcTAGGCATCAatccaagtattttttttttttttcattttaatagaAGTGCTTCTGGAAAAAAAAGTTTCTCTAAAATAAGTtaagcaatttttttatattttgtgtttggattaaCTTTTCTGTAAAaacagaagctgtaaaaataaactaaaaaacagCTTTTCAAATTCTTGTcatgactagcttttgaaaaaaaactgtttttcagccttttttttttcagttctgCTTTTTCAGAAAATccaatataaacaattttttaaaacccagaagtgcttaacttataaaaaaacacttttgagCTTTCTAaaaactaatccaaacaagcccaTAATCTTATTCATTCACTGTTCACTAAGTCtcctatgaaaaaaataaatttcttcaaCTAAAAACAATTTATCATTAAGAGGTTATGAGGCATAATATGTTATTTTGGGCAAATGTGGTAGATCATCATTACTTCATGTGTTAACGCgccatatataataaatttttaaaaggtcATTAAGCCACCAGTACACCTCGATAGTATTTACATGTCCTTTTGACGGTgatcctttttttcaaaaaaatatattattaaattataaaaaaaaagctttattttaatttatataaattaaaataaattttatttaaaaaatcctctaaaataaatactattttaagaaataagcatgtgaaaaataagatagGTGAGTCAACTCAATTATTtcccaaaaatttttatatttgaaatagttCATATAATACAGTGTTtgaaatattcatttatttgttatattgtCCACGTGTCATGTTTTCATTTGTCCTTAAACCAGCAATGCTGTTCTATTGCCATAACACGACAAAAAAACGACAACCGTTGATGTCCGTTATCGTCAAACAGcgaaatttaaaacaatttttttctaaaaacccaaaaaaaaaaaaatcaaaaattcgAAATCAGAGCCTTTCTTTCCTCTCTGAAACCCTCGATCGAAGTCAGACCCCGAAGAACCCTAAAAAGCATCGAAGAAAAAGTCTTCAATGGCGTACCAAATCCTCCATAAGAACTCCTCCAGGTCTCTCTCTCCATCTCTCCACCTCTTCATGGCTACCTCTCttgtcttgttgttgttgttttcgttcttcttcttctcggatTTGAGTTTTATCTCTTCCTCTTTTGCTAGACCTTTGCCGGAGTCCTCTTGCTGTGATGATCCATTGAAGACGCTGTCACTTGAATTAGTGAGAGATACTCTTGTTCGGATTGAGGATTCGATTGTTTTTGCCCTCATTGAGAGGGCTAGATTTCCTCTGAATTCCCATGCGTATGATGCTTCGTATTTGGGGAATCATAGAGGGCATGGAGAGAGATCCATTGCTGAGGTTTTCGTTAGAGAAACTGAGGTTATCGAGGCAAAGGTGGGATCTTTTTCTGGTTCTCTTTTGAATTCGTtttcttgtttgctttgcttgtgTATGAAGAAATAGAGGGAAAAAGTGAAAATATTAGATGAATTTTAGTGATGGAACAGGTATAGGATTGAAAATTAGTGAATGGTGAGGAAAATGTGAGCAAGTTCCATTCTTGTAGTTCTGTATATTATGATACTTGATAAATTTGGGTTAGTGGTTAATGCTCAATTGTTTTCTGAGTGTATATGAAGAAATGGAGGAAAAATTTACAACTTAGTAAGTTATAGGTTCTAAAACAAGTGAAAGATGAGGAAAATGCAAGCAAGTTCCTATGTTTTAGTTGTGTATATTATGATACTTGAAAATTTAGGATCAGAGGTTAATGTTTGAATGTTTTGTGACTATTTGGATTCTTGTTCACTAATGGCTTTGCATTTACCCCACTTTCTTGTGATCGCTTGAGAAATGCTTTATTAAACCAGGCTTGGCCTGCatttttgtctttcttgtttgtatgcaagcttgatttttttaatcaattttcttgttttaagaATTATATTTGGACTTCATTTTTGGATGATTTATGTGAATTGAGATGTGTGTTTCTGTGTATGAACCATCCTTTGGTGTGTGGAGATTCTGCTGCTGGCTCATAAACTAGTCATTCAATCAAGATGCAGCCTTGTGATATTTTCGGTTGATAGAGTTCAAAGCATATAATTTTAGACTCATAAATAGGaggttttttgaaaatttatggaATCAATCCGGTGAATTATTTTGACTTCTCAGCAATAGGTGACCCACAGATTGCCAGTAGTGGATGTTTCTATTGATTCCATAAATCTCTCTAATAAATATTCGTGTAACTATATGTTATCATGATTTTGGATCGTGCTCGTAATATATACAAGGGAACTTGCAGCTCTGGTTTCCTTTATCATATCTACAATATAAATTTAGAGCACTGagaatataattttgatttttttccttttctaactGAGTTATAATGATTTGTTGACTTGGCagcatatttaatttattcaaattctttataaatttaatgtGGTTGATGAGCCACGTAGCTATACTTTGGCCTGCAGCATAGGACCGATTATTAAGAGCCAAACtatctccttttctttgttcAATGGGTGGCTCAGAGACTGCATTATATCAACATATATCTTCATAAATTCTAGCCTTTCCAAAATGCAGTGGACCCATGTGGATTTATAGTTTGTTGAATTGTGAATGTGTACTCCTTTTGATCAACTGATGTTTATAAATTCATTCTATATGACtgttttttctatatttatattaaatatacatGGTAGAGGTCTAAATGCTTTGTATGTTTTACAGCTTGGACGGTATCAAAACCCAGAAGAAATACCCTTTTTCGCTGATGACCTGGCATCTCCATTTGTGCCAGCTTTTAACTACACTCAGGTTCATGTTAATTTTTTGACCTGACATCTAGCAAGACAAACAACAATGTATTAGCTATACCATTCTAACATTTCTGTTGCATCGACCTTAGGTTTTGTACCCAGCAGCTGCATCAGTTAATGTGAGCAAGGACATCTGGGACATGTATTTCAAAAAACTACTTCCGTTGATTGCTTCAGAGGGTGATGATGGTGATTATGTATCGGCAGCAGCTGCCGATCTCGTGTGTTTGCAGGTATGAATATAACCAACAGCTTCATTTTTCTCAAGTACTAGTTGTGAACAATATTTGGTTCGGGCAGGTGCTCTCCCGCAGAATCCATTATGGAAGGCAGGTGGCTGAAGTGAAATTTAGTGATGCTCCACAAGATTATAGTCCTGCAATTCGAGCTAAGGTCATTATATTGTTAACTCAATTGGATAACATTGTTCCGAATTGTAACCTTAAGCTCATCATATTGTTCTCGTTTTAATCATCGACAGGATAGGAACTTTTTGATGAAGTTGTTAACCTTTGAGAGTGTTGAAGAAATGGTCAAGAAAAGGGTGGAGAAGAAGGCCAAGGTGTTCGGGCAGGATGTGACCttaaatgacaaaaataatagCACCGATTTTGACGGTGAGCCCAAATGTAAGGTCGATCCGTCAGTGGTTGGGCGACTCTACTCCGAATGGGTGATCCCTCTCACCAAGGTTGTTGAAGTTGAGTACCTTCTCCGCCGTCTTGATTGATTCTCATGTTTACTTATAAAACAGGCTCTCAAGAATCAGCaaatcagtatatatatatatatatatatatatgtattcatcCCGTTCGTTGTCATAGCCGACAAtgtgtagaattttattcttgggataatgaaataaaaatactctTGCATTTGCTAATTCTTTGACATTTATGTTGAATATATGAATATGATTACAATACATGGAGAATTACAGAGCTATGGAGCTTTgctagaagaggaagaagaatggCCAACAATATATGATCCAAAGCCCCAGACAGTGAGAATCAGTGATATAATCTTGAAACTACTCATGGGATCATGAAAAAGAATTACTGCTGCAATGCTGGTAAGTGGAACTCTTACTGCATTCAGAACACCAGCCAATACAGTTGAAGACAGGAAGAGAATCGCGACGCTTCCGAGAATCCCGAGTTGAAATGTGATTGTGGCCCAAATGATAACCATAGAGTATGAACCTCCGCCATGCTTGAAACTGCTTGCTTCTAACCTCATCCCGTTGAAATCGTTGTTTATAACAAGGCCAATGGTTGTGAATACAAACCCAAAAAATGATACCATGACTTGCTGTTCCAGCACGACGTGAAATGATCTCCTACCTaaaagtttcatgaagacaAGCTCGGACAATGCAAAGATAAGACCGTGCAGTGCCGAGCCCAGGATGTCCCAGAGGAAGCCTAGATTGTACTGAGTCTTTGAGATGCCAGGGAATCTGTCTGACGATGAATCTAAAGCAATGATGACTGCACCAATGGTGATGAGGACAATGGCATTTATAGAAGAAAGGTTCAGTTGATTCTTTACGATGAAATATCCAAATAAAGCCGAGAAAACAAGTGAAGTCGATGCCAAGAGTGAAGCTGTCGATGCTGGAAGATAGGCGTATGCCCACGCGAACATAAGGTTATCAGCTGCACTGAGGAAGCCTAATACAATGTACCAAAGTAGGAGTTTAAGAGTTAGAGGAGTTGGTGATACTTTGCCGAAGAAAGTACACTGGGATCAAGAACAGTGCAGTTAGGGGCCAACCGGCGACTGCTGTCCATGAAATAATCCATTTGCTCTTGCCACCATCGGCGAAATAGAGGCGGGACAAGAGGCTGGAAGCCGGAAAAGCGGTTAGCATTGCACTGCTGCTTAGAAACAGTTGAATCCAGTAAGAGATCGGTTTCTTTTTGTATGTTTCCCAAACTAAGTTTGCAAATGCAGTAATTTGGCCCTGCCATGACAATGCAGGCCTTGACTCCTCCAATGTTGTTCCTGAGTTGAACCAAAACAAACACtagaattagagaaaataaacatttaataGAATGTAGTAATGTTggtaattgtattttattgtataGATCACAGAGTAGCAGACAAGAATAGTTTGAttggatttaatttaatttcccATTTTTCATTGTAAGTTACATAGCTCTTAATGAATGTCAAAAAGAACAGGCATCCTTTTTCTAATTGTTCTTATCGAAATGACATCAAAGTGTCGAAGAAGAGTTGAAACAGGAGAGTATTCCTTGTCatgaaaagttaaaaaataaaaataaaaataaaaataaaaaaagtcaagaaGCTGATTagattgaagaaagaaaaagtgaaGCTCAGATAAAGGTGATAGAATTACTTCTACAAGAATGGTAAATATATCAACAAAGAATATCTGCATTttcagagaagaagaaaaggggatTAGCAGAATCATAGGGTGGggattatgaataatttttgcTAGATAATATGATAGAAGAAGCTCAAGGATATAAAATACGGTGAAAGGTTTTCATTTACCATGATTTATAACAGACAATCACTATGAAGAAAGATCAATAAAAGTGGAACTTATCTTTTCGCAGGGCATGATTAGGGTGCTATAGCAATATATGTAAGCTCATTGAAAAGAATAAAGCATAAGTCATATTCAAGTTCATGGATACATAAAGCTAAATatatgacaatatatatattaaaagtatcAATCTTAAAAATTATCCATGATGTAAGTAAATTTCCACTAAATGTTCTGCAGGGAGAAACCAAAGTGGATTTCTTCACAATCATAAATTGATTCCATTTAAACAACCAAttcaataattataacaattataGAGGAGATAATATACATAAcacaatgatatatatagttCTCCCTGAAA is a genomic window containing:
- the LOC120279239 gene encoding chorismate mutase 2, with the translated sequence MAYQILHKNSSRPLPESSCCDDPLKTLSLELVRDTLVRIEDSIVFALIERARFPLNSHAYDASYLGNHRGHGERSIAEVFVRETEVIEAKLGRYQNPEEIPFFADDLASPFVPAFNYTQVLYPAAASVNVSKDIWDMYFKKLLPLIASEGDDGDYVSAAAADLVCLQVLSRRIHYGRQVAEVKFSDAPQDYSPAIRAKDRNFLMKLLTFESVEEMVKKRVEKKAKVFGQDVTLNDKNNSTDFDGEPKCKVDPSVVGRLYSEWVIPLTKVVEVEYLLRRLD
- the LOC120279238 gene encoding LOW QUALITY PROTEIN: probable purine permease 5 (The sequence of the model RefSeq protein was modified relative to this genomic sequence to represent the inferred CDS: deleted 1 base in 1 codon), with the translated sequence MDLDASQHSNTRSGTTLEESRPALSWQGQITAFANLVWETYKKKPISYWIQLFLSSSAMLTAFPASSLLSRLYFADGGKSKWIISWTAVAGWPLTALFLIPVYFFGKVSPTPLTLKLLLWYIVLGFLSAADNLMFAWAYAYLPASTASLLASTSLVFSALFGYFIVKNQLNLSSINAIVLITIGAVIIALDSSSDRFPGISKTQYNLGFLWDILGSALHGLIFALSELVFMKLLGRRSFHVVLEQQVMVSFFGFVFTTIGLVINNDFNGMRLEASSFKHGGGSYSMVIIWATITFQLGILGSVAILFLSSTVLAGVLNAVRVPLTSIAAVILFHDPMSSFKIISLILTVWGFGSYIVGHSSSSSSKAP